A stretch of the Polaribacter pacificus genome encodes the following:
- a CDS encoding succinylglutamate desuccinylase/aspartoacylase family protein, with the protein MSSKNFVILGTEVPKGGSAFLDLEVVKLHTRTPLKVPVIVERSKKDGPVVLLLAGVHGDEVNGVAIVRKLIKKKHNIPKTGTIICIPVFNIFGYLIQTREFPDGRDLNRMFPGNLNGSLAGQFAYLFRTEIAPLVDYVIDFHTGGAELDNIPQIRGVLSEPKTLELAKVFGAPYVINSDYIAKSLRETLHKLGKTVLLFEGGKSKNIDTEVIKHGVNGTLNVLKYLGMLPGKPTEKKQRIITKSKWIRAKYSGLVTIKVKNGSWVKKKDVLGIIQDPFGEFEKKIYAPYDCAVFGINNAPIINKGNALFHVSVEQ; encoded by the coding sequence ATGTCGAGTAAAAACTTTGTTATTTTAGGCACAGAAGTCCCTAAGGGAGGAAGTGCATTTCTAGATTTAGAAGTGGTTAAACTACACACAAGAACTCCATTAAAAGTTCCTGTAATTGTAGAGCGTTCTAAAAAAGATGGCCCAGTTGTTTTACTACTTGCCGGGGTTCATGGAGACGAAGTAAACGGTGTTGCTATCGTTAGAAAACTTATCAAAAAAAAACACAACATTCCCAAGACAGGAACTATTATATGCATTCCTGTTTTCAATATTTTTGGCTATCTAATCCAGACTAGAGAATTTCCTGACGGAAGAGATTTAAACCGTATGTTTCCTGGAAACCTAAACGGTTCTTTAGCAGGTCAATTTGCTTATTTATTTAGAACAGAAATAGCCCCCTTGGTTGATTATGTCATTGACTTTCATACAGGGGGTGCAGAATTGGATAATATTCCACAAATAAGAGGCGTACTTAGCGAACCTAAAACTTTAGAACTTGCAAAAGTATTTGGAGCCCCTTATGTTATAAACTCTGACTACATCGCAAAGTCTTTAAGAGAAACACTGCATAAACTAGGAAAAACAGTCCTGCTTTTTGAAGGAGGGAAATCTAAAAATATTGACACGGAGGTTATTAAACACGGAGTTAATGGCACATTGAACGTACTTAAATACTTAGGTATGCTACCAGGAAAACCCACTGAAAAAAAACAGCGAATTATAACAAAATCAAAATGGATACGTGCAAAATACTCAGGTCTTGTAACTATTAAAGTTAAAAACGGAAGTTGGGTTAAAAAGAAAGATGTTCTTGGTATTATTCAAGATCCTTTTGGAGAATTCGAAAAGAAAATTTACGCTCCTTATGATTGTGCAGTCTTTGGCATTAACAACGCTCCAATTATCAACAAAGGAAATGCGCTTTTCCACGTAAGTGTAGAACAATAA
- the rimK gene encoding 30S ribosomal protein S6--L-glutamate ligase: MKIVILSRNPKLYSTRRLVEAAQKRGHEVTVVDHLKCNIEIEKKSPKIFYKGEYITGIDAIIPRIGASVTFYGTAVIRQFEMMKVFTTTTSQALVRSRDKLSSLQILARAGVGLPKTVFTNYTKDVEHVVESVGGAPLVLKLLEGTQGLGVVLAETKNAATSVLEAFNGLGARVIAQEFIKEAGGADIRAFVVDGKVVGAMKRQGKEGEFRSNLHRGGNATVIELTDDEERTALKATKALGLSVAGVDMLQSSKGPLVLEVNSSPGLEGIEIATKRNIAKEIIRYLELNVE; the protein is encoded by the coding sequence ATGAAAATTGTCATTTTATCAAGAAATCCAAAATTGTATTCAACTAGAAGACTGGTAGAAGCTGCTCAAAAAAGAGGGCATGAAGTTACTGTCGTGGATCATCTAAAATGCAATATAGAAATAGAAAAAAAATCACCTAAAATTTTCTATAAAGGAGAATACATTACAGGGATTGATGCTATTATTCCTAGAATTGGAGCTTCTGTTACTTTTTACGGTACTGCTGTAATTAGACAGTTTGAAATGATGAAAGTATTTACCACAACCACCTCTCAAGCATTGGTAAGGTCTAGAGATAAACTGAGTAGTTTACAGATCTTAGCAAGAGCTGGTGTTGGACTTCCAAAAACAGTGTTTACCAACTATACTAAAGATGTTGAACACGTGGTAGAATCTGTTGGTGGAGCACCACTAGTTTTAAAATTACTAGAAGGAACTCAAGGTTTAGGAGTGGTACTTGCAGAGACCAAAAACGCCGCAACTTCTGTACTTGAAGCATTTAATGGACTTGGAGCTAGAGTAATTGCTCAAGAGTTTATTAAAGAAGCTGGAGGAGCAGATATTAGAGCTTTTGTGGTTGATGGAAAAGTTGTTGGAGCTATGAAGAGACAAGGTAAAGAAGGTGAGTTTAGATCAAATCTTCACCGTGGCGGAAACGCAACTGTGATTGAGTTGACTGACGACGAAGAAAGAACTGCTTTAAAAGCTACAAAAGCATTAGGACTTAGTGTTGCAGGTGTAGACATGCTTCAATCGTCTAAAGGACCTCTAGTTTTAGAGGTAAACTCTTCTCCTGGCTTAGAAGGTATTGAAATTGCTACGAAACGAAATATCGCTAAAGAAATCATCCGCTATTTAGAATTAAATGTCGAGTAA
- a CDS encoding ATP-dependent zinc protease yields MSKKLIGRFDKIDFPEFNLFEIEAKTDTGAFTSSIHSHKIEEFTVDDQNFIKFTLLDPTHIHYNEKVYQTKNYSKKLVKSSNGLSEERFVIKTTVVLFNEIYPIELTLSERSDMKYPILLGRKFLNNKFIVDPSIKNSSFKSKKSS; encoded by the coding sequence ATGTCAAAAAAATTGATTGGAAGATTTGATAAAATTGATTTTCCAGAATTTAATTTATTTGAAATTGAAGCAAAAACCGATACAGGTGCTTTTACCTCATCTATTCACAGTCATAAAATTGAAGAGTTCACTGTAGATGATCAAAATTTTATTAAATTCACACTTTTAGACCCTACACATATTCATTATAATGAGAAAGTGTATCAAACTAAAAATTATAGTAAAAAGTTAGTCAAAAGCTCAAACGGATTGTCTGAAGAGCGTTTCGTCATCAAAACTACTGTAGTTTTATTTAATGAAATCTATCCAATAGAATTAACCTTAAGCGAAAGAAGCGACATGAAATATCCGATCCTTTTAGGACGAAAATTCTTAAACAATAAATTTATTGTAGATCCTTCTATCAAAAACTCTTCATTCAAATCAAAAAAAAGCTCATAA
- a CDS encoding dihydrolipoamide acetyltransferase family protein: protein MAIVVNMPRLSDTMEEGVVAKWLKNIGDTIEEGDILAEIETDKATMEFESFNEGTLLYIGVQEGESAPVDSLLAVIGDKDEDITALLNQAETSEPQTEAEPQKETVNTSTESTQIPEGVIIITMPRLSDTMTDGTVASWLKIVGDKIEEGDILAEIETDKATMEFESFNEGTLLYIGVQEGESAPVDSLLAIIGKDGTDVSAVVAAHKAGTLSESSSSDAKTTEDKPKEAAKASETQTTQITQETTQTGGRILASPLAKKIAKDKGIQLSALAGSGENGRIIKKDVENYTPAAASTTVKQTTSSATNNAPVAAFVPAGEEHEELVKNSQMRKAIAKSLGNSKFNAPHFYLTIEVDMENSMASRKTINAIPDTKVSFNDMVVKACAMALKKHPQVNTSWTEEATVYKSQIHIGVAVAVDEGLVVPVLKFTDQMSLTQIGASVRDLAGKARNKKISPAEMQGSTFTISNLGMFGIQEFTSIINQPNSAILSVGAIVEKPVVKNGQIVVGNTMKVTLACDHRTVDGAVGAQFLQTLKTYLENPVTMLA, encoded by the coding sequence ATGGCAATAGTAGTAAATATGCCCCGTTTAAGCGACACCATGGAAGAAGGTGTAGTTGCTAAATGGTTAAAAAACATTGGCGACACCATTGAAGAAGGTGATATTCTAGCCGAGATTGAGACTGATAAAGCAACAATGGAGTTTGAGTCTTTTAACGAAGGAACTTTATTATACATTGGTGTTCAAGAAGGAGAAAGCGCTCCTGTTGATAGCCTATTGGCTGTTATCGGTGATAAGGATGAAGATATTACAGCGCTGCTTAATCAAGCAGAAACATCAGAACCACAAACTGAAGCAGAACCACAAAAAGAAACAGTAAATACAAGTACCGAAAGCACTCAAATACCAGAAGGTGTTATAATCATTACCATGCCTCGTTTAAGCGATACCATGACTGATGGAACTGTAGCAAGCTGGTTAAAAATTGTTGGTGACAAAATAGAAGAAGGTGATATTTTAGCCGAGATTGAAACAGACAAAGCAACCATGGAATTTGAGTCTTTTAACGAGGGGACCTTATTATACATTGGTGTTCAAGAAGGAGAAAGTGCTCCTGTAGATAGTTTGTTAGCTATTATTGGTAAAGACGGTACAGATGTAAGCGCAGTAGTAGCTGCACACAAAGCTGGAACTCTTTCTGAATCTTCATCTTCTGATGCTAAGACAACAGAAGACAAACCAAAAGAAGCTGCAAAAGCTTCAGAAACTCAAACAACTCAAATCACTCAAGAGACAACCCAAACAGGAGGTCGAATTTTAGCCTCTCCTTTGGCAAAAAAAATAGCAAAAGACAAAGGAATCCAATTATCAGCACTGGCTGGTTCTGGAGAAAATGGACGAATTATAAAGAAGGATGTAGAAAATTATACGCCAGCTGCGGCTTCTACTACTGTTAAGCAAACAACCAGTAGCGCTACAAACAATGCACCTGTTGCAGCATTTGTTCCTGCAGGAGAAGAACATGAAGAGTTGGTGAAAAACTCACAAATGAGAAAAGCCATTGCCAAATCTTTGGGGAACTCAAAATTTAATGCTCCACACTTTTATTTAACTATAGAAGTAGACATGGAAAACTCTATGGCCTCTAGAAAAACAATCAATGCGATTCCAGATACCAAAGTATCTTTTAACGATATGGTTGTTAAAGCCTGTGCGATGGCATTAAAAAAACATCCACAAGTAAACACTAGTTGGACAGAAGAAGCTACAGTGTACAAGAGCCAAATTCATATTGGAGTTGCGGTAGCTGTAGACGAAGGATTGGTTGTTCCTGTTTTAAAATTCACAGACCAAATGAGTCTTACTCAAATTGGAGCATCTGTTAGAGATTTAGCAGGCAAAGCTAGAAATAAGAAAATTTCACCTGCAGAAATGCAAGGAAGCACCTTTACTATTTCTAATTTAGGAATGTTTGGAATCCAAGAATTTACATCGATAATTAATCAACCTAATTCTGCAATTTTATCCGTTGGAGCTATTGTAGAAAAGCCAGTGGTTAAGAACGGTCAAATTGTAGTTGGAAACACCATGAAAGTAACCCTAGCATGTGATCACAGAACTGTTGACGGTGCCGTTGGAGCTCAGTTTTTACAAACATTAAAAACTTATTTAGAGAATCCAGTTACCATGCTGGCATAG
- the pdhA gene encoding pyruvate dehydrogenase (acetyl-transferring) E1 component subunit alpha — protein MKKITKETYINWYRDMLFWRKFEDKLAAVYIQQKVRGFLHLYNGQEAVLAGSLHAMELGKDKMITAYRNHVQPIGMGVDPKAVMAELYGKVTGTSKGMGGSMHIFSKEKGFYGGHGIVGGQIPLGAGIAFGDKYAGNDGVTLTYFGDGAARQGSLHETFNMAMNWKLPVVFIVENNGYAMGTSVERTANHTDIWKLGLGYEMPCGPVDGMNPIKVAEAVDEAIQRARRGDGPTFLEMKTYRYRGHSMSDAQHYRTKDEVEEYKKIDPITQVLNIIKENNYASAEEIKAIDQEVKDLVKECEEFAENSPYPEVNQLYDVVYDQENYPFIK, from the coding sequence ATGAAAAAAATCACTAAAGAAACTTACATCAATTGGTACAGGGACATGCTTTTTTGGAGAAAGTTTGAAGATAAATTAGCCGCTGTTTATATCCAACAAAAAGTAAGAGGTTTTTTACACCTATATAACGGCCAAGAGGCTGTTTTAGCAGGTTCTTTACACGCGATGGAATTGGGTAAAGATAAAATGATTACTGCTTATCGTAATCACGTTCAACCTATTGGTATGGGTGTTGATCCAAAAGCGGTAATGGCAGAATTGTATGGAAAAGTTACTGGTACCTCTAAAGGAATGGGTGGTTCTATGCATATTTTTTCTAAGGAAAAAGGGTTTTATGGAGGACATGGAATTGTTGGTGGTCAAATACCTTTAGGAGCTGGAATTGCTTTTGGTGATAAATACGCCGGAAACGATGGAGTTACCTTAACCTATTTTGGTGATGGTGCTGCAAGGCAAGGTTCTTTACACGAAACGTTTAACATGGCTATGAATTGGAAACTTCCAGTTGTTTTTATTGTAGAAAACAATGGATACGCTATGGGAACTTCTGTAGAAAGAACGGCTAATCATACAGATATCTGGAAACTTGGTTTGGGCTATGAAATGCCTTGTGGACCTGTTGATGGGATGAACCCAATTAAGGTTGCAGAAGCAGTAGATGAAGCAATTCAAAGAGCAAGACGTGGAGATGGCCCTACATTTTTAGAAATGAAAACCTATAGATATAGAGGACACTCAATGTCTGATGCACAACACTATAGAACTAAAGATGAAGTAGAAGAGTATAAGAAAATTGACCCTATCACTCAGGTGTTAAACATTATTAAAGAAAATAATTACGCAAGTGCCGAAGAAATTAAGGCAATTGATCAAGAGGTAAAAGACTTGGTAAAAGAATGTGAAGAATTTGCAGAAAACTCTCCATATCCTGAAGTAAATCAACTATACGACGTGGTATACGATCAAGAAAATTATCCTTTTATTAAATAA
- a CDS encoding M15 family metallopeptidase: MKKLALLLFFVSTSILGQQLPTNFVYLNELAPSIQIELRYLGTHNFIGKPIDGYIKNKLIVTAPTAKALIKVQKQLEPFGLSLKIYDAYRPQKAVDHFVRWAKKLSDTLMKNEFYPKVPKSELFKQGYIASKSGHSRGSTVDLTIVDAKSGSPLDMGSPYDFFGKESHPLHQQLNKTQKANRLLLRNLMLQHGFKPYENEWWHFTLRNEPFPNNYFDFSIQ; this comes from the coding sequence ATGAAAAAATTAGCCCTACTCCTATTTTTTGTAAGCACTTCTATACTTGGACAACAACTACCCACTAATTTTGTGTACTTAAATGAGTTGGCTCCCTCTATTCAGATAGAACTGAGATATCTGGGTACTCATAACTTTATCGGCAAGCCCATTGATGGCTATATTAAAAACAAGCTCATCGTTACCGCACCCACTGCTAAAGCCTTGATCAAGGTTCAGAAACAATTAGAACCTTTTGGTTTGAGCCTTAAAATTTACGATGCCTACAGACCTCAAAAAGCCGTTGATCATTTTGTTCGCTGGGCTAAAAAGTTAAGCGACACCTTAATGAAAAATGAGTTTTATCCAAAAGTTCCTAAATCAGAGTTGTTTAAACAGGGATATATTGCTTCAAAATCTGGACATTCTAGAGGTAGCACGGTAGATCTTACCATTGTCGATGCAAAATCAGGAAGCCCATTAGACATGGGAAGCCCCTATGATTTCTTTGGAAAAGAATCTCACCCTTTGCACCAGCAATTAAACAAAACACAAAAAGCAAATCGATTGCTATTGAGAAATTTAATGTTGCAGCATGGCTTTAAGCCCTATGAAAATGAATGGTGGCATTTTACCTTGAGAAACGAACCCTTTCCTAACAACTATTTTGATTTCTCTATCCAATAG
- a CDS encoding nuclear transport factor 2 family protein, with translation MIKVLLFIIAFLLSFLSIGQIKEIPKYQPVDLALHNEIVKMDGIYFDAYNTCDMKTQADLYHEDIEFFHDKGGLATDKQELLKALKENICNKVTRTVIKGSIEVYPIKGYGAIEIGYHKFFNKEEPNAKSIPSKFIMVWKNENDRWKITKVISLH, from the coding sequence ATGATTAAAGTACTACTTTTTATAATCGCTTTTTTATTGTCTTTTTTAAGTATTGGGCAGATCAAAGAGATTCCAAAATACCAGCCTGTTGACCTAGCTTTACACAATGAAATTGTAAAAATGGATGGTATTTATTTTGACGCTTACAATACGTGCGACATGAAAACACAGGCAGATTTATACCATGAGGATATAGAGTTTTTTCATGACAAAGGCGGCTTAGCTACAGATAAGCAAGAGCTTTTAAAAGCTTTAAAAGAAAACATCTGTAACAAGGTAACAAGAACAGTTATCAAAGGAAGCATAGAAGTGTATCCAATTAAAGGATATGGCGCCATAGAAATAGGCTACCACAAGTTCTTTAACAAAGAGGAGCCAAATGCCAAATCTATCCCTAGTAAGTTTATTATGGTTTGGAAAAATGAAAATGATCGTTGGAAAATTACAAAAGTAATTAGCCTGCATTAA
- a CDS encoding head GIN domain-containing protein, with product MKTTISKILILLVASTLTTSCMIEGLNRISGNRKVTTENRKVAKDFTAIQAGNGIEVLITQSNQTKIVVEADENLQDYIKTEVQNGVLKIYSKRNIWRAKSKRVYVSTKTISAIKAASGSDVYTENTIKANNIDLSTSSGADAKISINATTVTSSASSGSDLKIIGKAKNYSASASSGSSINAYGLESLNATVKVSSGADIDVYVLESLDAKASSGGDVDFKGNPKRVRQKASSGGSVSEKN from the coding sequence ATGAAAACAACAATCAGCAAAATACTCATCCTTTTAGTGGCAAGTACGCTTACCACCTCTTGTATGATCGAAGGTTTAAATAGAATTTCTGGAAACAGAAAAGTAACAACCGAAAACAGAAAAGTTGCGAAAGATTTTACCGCAATCCAAGCCGGAAACGGAATTGAGGTCTTAATTACACAAAGCAACCAAACCAAAATTGTGGTTGAGGCAGATGAAAACTTGCAAGATTATATCAAAACCGAAGTTCAAAATGGTGTATTAAAGATATACTCTAAAAGAAATATCTGGAGAGCCAAATCAAAAAGAGTCTATGTGAGCACAAAAACCATCAGTGCAATTAAAGCGGCAAGCGGTAGTGATGTATATACAGAAAACACTATAAAAGCTAACAATATTGATCTTTCTACAAGCAGTGGTGCCGATGCTAAAATTAGTATCAATGCTACTACAGTAACATCAAGCGCATCTAGTGGTTCTGATCTTAAAATAATTGGAAAAGCAAAAAATTACTCTGCTAGTGCCAGCAGTGGATCAAGCATTAATGCATACGGGCTTGAAAGCCTAAATGCAACCGTAAAAGTGAGTAGCGGTGCAGACATCGATGTGTATGTACTAGAGTCCCTTGACGCCAAAGCTAGTAGCGGTGGAGATGTTGATTTTAAAGGAAACCCAAAGCGCGTTCGTCAAAAGGCATCCTCTGGAGGTAGCGTTTCTGAGAAAAACTAA
- a CDS encoding PspC domain-containing protein has product MNKTININLGGFFFHIDEIAFLKLKRYLDAISRSLSDDPQGKNEIIADIEARISELLSEKITDPRQVVNESDIDEVIKVMGQPEDYAGAEEGYANEGYSYQKSKSSNKKLFRDGDDKFLGGVASGIAHYFDIDTVWVRLAFILFAFSGFSILTYIILWIVIPQAETTAEKLQMEGEAVNIDNIEKKIREEFSNVSETIKNSASEVSGKLKDGASKVNQGFKNGGKKATSGLQDFLDTLGAILLTIFKVFGKFIGVILMIASAITLIGLIVGAFSFGSLDYILGFDADFSPISGLFFESTLPSWLLTTCIFLLVAVPVLSLFILGLRIVSSNVKQFSKITSLTFLAIWILALLAIVFTGIEFSSAKAFDGYKIKKTTLPFASKDTLNIKMVKNDDYYYQSSYIRRNNRNIIQVDNSKKIYSNNVRIDVEKSLTGSAYVEIRKKSEGRNITRANNSASEITYNFNVENNDVLFDNYFISPYKNLIKTERIYITVYIPEGTTVYFDESSQYYLYQIENTTDTYDNEMDGLYFTMTKEGLHNKELAAQDDFSSEED; this is encoded by the coding sequence ATGAATAAGACTATTAATATCAATCTAGGAGGATTCTTTTTCCACATCGATGAGATTGCCTTCCTAAAGTTAAAAAGGTATCTAGATGCAATTTCTAGGTCCTTAAGTGATGACCCCCAAGGGAAGAACGAAATTATTGCAGATATAGAAGCAAGGATTAGCGAACTCTTATCTGAAAAGATTACAGATCCACGTCAGGTTGTTAATGAAAGTGATATTGATGAAGTAATCAAAGTCATGGGGCAACCAGAAGACTATGCTGGAGCAGAAGAAGGATATGCAAATGAAGGATACAGCTATCAAAAAAGTAAATCTTCAAATAAAAAATTATTTAGAGATGGAGATGATAAGTTTTTAGGTGGTGTTGCATCAGGTATTGCTCATTATTTTGATATCGATACTGTATGGGTTCGTTTGGCCTTTATATTATTCGCTTTTAGTGGATTTAGCATCCTTACATACATCATTCTTTGGATTGTAATACCTCAGGCAGAAACCACTGCTGAGAAATTACAAATGGAAGGTGAAGCTGTAAATATTGATAATATTGAAAAAAAAATTCGCGAAGAATTTAGCAATGTTTCAGAGACCATAAAAAATAGCGCGAGCGAAGTTTCTGGGAAGTTAAAAGATGGAGCTTCAAAAGTAAACCAAGGTTTTAAAAACGGAGGTAAAAAAGCAACCTCGGGTTTACAGGATTTTTTAGACACTTTAGGCGCAATACTACTTACCATTTTTAAAGTATTTGGGAAGTTTATTGGAGTGATTCTAATGATAGCGTCTGCGATCACACTAATCGGTTTAATTGTTGGAGCATTTTCTTTTGGAAGTTTGGATTATATTTTAGGTTTTGATGCCGATTTCTCTCCGATTTCTGGTTTGTTTTTTGAATCAACACTGCCATCTTGGTTGCTAACTACTTGTATTTTCTTATTGGTTGCAGTTCCAGTTTTGTCATTGTTTATCTTAGGGTTAAGAATTGTTTCAAGCAATGTAAAACAGTTTAGTAAAATAACATCTTTGACTTTTTTAGCCATTTGGATCTTAGCTTTATTAGCAATTGTTTTTACAGGAATAGAGTTTAGCTCTGCAAAAGCCTTTGACGGATATAAAATCAAGAAAACAACATTGCCTTTTGCTTCTAAAGATACCTTAAACATAAAAATGGTAAAGAATGATGACTATTATTATCAATCTAGTTATATCAGAAGAAATAATAGGAATATCATCCAGGTAGACAACTCTAAAAAGATCTACTCAAACAACGTACGTATTGATGTAGAAAAAAGCTTAACGGGTTCTGCTTATGTAGAAATTAGAAAAAAATCAGAAGGTAGAAACATTACACGTGCTAACAACAGTGCTTCTGAGATCACATATAATTTTAACGTTGAGAATAACGATGTGCTTTTTGATAACTATTTTATTAGCCCCTATAAGAATCTAATCAAAACAGAACGTATTTACATTACGGTTTATATTCCAGAAGGGACCACTGTCTATTTTGATGAAAGTTCTCAATATTATCTATATCAAATAGAAAATACCACAGATACTTACGACAATGAAATGGATGGGCTTTATTTTACCATGACCAAAGAAGGTTTACACAATAAAGAATTGGCGGCCCAAGATGATTTCTCTTCAGAGGAAGATTAA
- a CDS encoding PadR family transcriptional regulator, which yields MKIENTKAQMRKGVLEYCILSILEHGDAYTSEILETLKASEMIVVEGTIYPLLTRLKNAGLLSYRWEESTSGPPRKYYVITENGALFTKELNTTWQNLVTAVNQITTKKTNHE from the coding sequence ATGAAGATAGAAAACACAAAAGCACAGATGCGCAAAGGAGTTTTAGAATACTGTATTCTCTCTATCCTAGAGCATGGAGATGCATACACCTCTGAAATACTAGAAACTTTAAAAGCATCAGAAATGATTGTCGTAGAGGGGACTATTTATCCGCTACTCACTCGTCTAAAAAACGCAGGACTCTTAAGCTATCGGTGGGAGGAATCAACCTCAGGCCCGCCAAGAAAGTATTATGTCATTACAGAAAATGGAGCTTTATTTACCAAAGAACTCAATACAACTTGGCAAAATTTAGTCACCGCAGTAAACCAAATAACAACTAAAAAAACAAACCATGAATAA
- a CDS encoding DUF4870 domain-containing protein yields the protein MNKNNENTNAFLIHISAFAGYFFPLGSIIAPLILWQTQKDKSQFIDEQGKEAVNFNISYVLYTFILGVSAIPFAFNSLFNHFRHYNDFNFDFNFNGGHFFGFFGIASLITILGFIKVILIILAALKSKEGENYKYPLTIKFIK from the coding sequence ATGAATAAAAATAACGAAAACACCAATGCTTTTTTAATCCACATCTCTGCTTTTGCAGGATACTTTTTTCCGCTTGGTAGTATTATTGCTCCATTAATATTGTGGCAAACCCAAAAAGATAAAAGTCAGTTTATAGATGAACAAGGAAAAGAAGCCGTAAACTTTAATATCAGTTATGTCTTATACACTTTTATTCTAGGTGTATCTGCAATTCCATTTGCCTTTAATTCTCTTTTCAATCATTTTCGTCATTACAATGATTTTAATTTTGATTTTAATTTTAATGGAGGTCACTTTTTTGGCTTTTTTGGCATCGCATCATTAATTACGATTCTAGGCTTTATCAAAGTCATCTTAATTATTCTTGCGGCATTAAAATCAAAAGAAGGAGAAAATTACAAGTATCCATTGACTATAAAATTTATAAAATAA
- a CDS encoding DUF4442 domain-containing protein encodes MKFTPRKINLFMFFKLPSAFFCGIRVVSISQTKAVIRVRHRWINQNPFKSLYWAVQGMASEFASGILVMQEIAAADQKISMLVTHQEGTFTKKATGKILFTCEEAHLVKEAIQKSIQTGEGQTIYMNVEGFNEEGISVSKFIYEWGIKVK; translated from the coding sequence ATGAAGTTTACACCCAGAAAAATTAATCTTTTTATGTTTTTTAAGCTGCCTTCTGCTTTTTTTTGTGGTATAAGAGTAGTGTCAATTAGTCAAACCAAAGCGGTTATTCGTGTTCGTCATCGCTGGATTAACCAGAATCCTTTTAAATCATTGTATTGGGCTGTTCAGGGTATGGCATCAGAATTTGCTAGTGGAATTTTAGTGATGCAAGAAATAGCTGCAGCTGATCAAAAAATTTCCATGTTGGTCACGCATCAAGAAGGAACATTTACCAAAAAGGCCACGGGTAAGATTCTCTTTACTTGTGAAGAAGCTCATTTGGTAAAGGAGGCTATTCAAAAATCAATACAAACAGGAGAGGGGCAAACCATCTATATGAATGTAGAAGGGTTTAATGAAGAAGGGATCTCTGTTTCAAAATTTATTTATGAATGGGGTATTAAAGTAAAATAA
- a CDS encoding TIGR00266 family protein has translation MNAHEIDYHIHGEEMQYVEIELDPQEGVVAESGSFMMMHDGISMTTIFGDGSKQDEGILGKLFSAGKRLLTGESLFMTVFTNTGYGKKQVSFASPYPGKIIPIDLTEFNGKFICQKDAFLCAAKGVTIGIEFSKKLGRGLFGGEGFIMQKLEGDGLSFVHAGGTMSKKVLQRGEVLRVDTGCIVGFTQDIDYDIEFVGGIKNTIFGGEGLFFAKLQGPGTVYIQSLPFSRLAGRVLAMAPQTGRGDRGEGSILGGIGNLLDGDNRF, from the coding sequence ATGAATGCACACGAAATAGATTACCACATCCACGGCGAAGAAATGCAATATGTAGAAATTGAGCTTGATCCTCAAGAAGGAGTTGTTGCAGAATCCGGAAGTTTTATGATGATGCATGATGGCATTAGTATGACGACTATTTTTGGAGATGGTTCTAAACAGGATGAAGGGATTTTAGGAAAACTTTTTTCTGCGGGTAAACGTTTGTTAACCGGAGAGAGTTTGTTTATGACTGTGTTTACCAATACAGGTTATGGTAAAAAGCAAGTTTCTTTTGCTTCTCCCTATCCTGGGAAAATTATTCCCATAGACCTAACAGAGTTTAACGGTAAGTTTATCTGTCAAAAAGATGCTTTTTTATGTGCGGCAAAAGGAGTTACTATAGGAATCGAGTTTTCCAAAAAATTAGGTAGAGGCTTGTTTGGTGGAGAAGGCTTTATTATGCAGAAATTAGAAGGAGATGGTTTAAGCTTTGTGCATGCAGGTGGCACCATGTCTAAAAAAGTATTGCAAAGAGGAGAAGTTTTACGAGTAGATACGGGCTGTATCGTAGGTTTTACCCAAGATATCGATTATGATATAGAATTTGTAGGCGGAATCAAGAACACTATTTTTGGGGGTGAAGGATTGTTTTTTGCAAAATTACAAGGACCAGGTACCGTTTATATTCAGTCCTTACCTTTTAGTCGTTTGGCAGGAAGAGTCTTAGCAATGGCGCCTCAAACAGGAAGAGGTGATCGAGGTGAAGGTAGTATACTTGGTGGAATCGGAAATCTATTGGATGGAGATAATCGTTTTTAA